In a genomic window of Pirellulaceae bacterium:
- a CDS encoding PSD1 and planctomycete cytochrome C domain-containing protein encodes MGPPSNKKHLTDTTMRVAWCFFSLTLAIWFCDGNLCHGKDFTTDQIDFFERRVRPLLAKQCYECHGPSLQESGLRIDSRTSLLTGGDRGPALIPGHADKSLLIQAISFGANDLAMPPDGKLSAKEIEDLRHWIEAGAAWPSEEVQTDGVPRPNRETRHWAFQPIEKPKLPRVKDLQWVQNEIDLFVLSRLEEQGITPSPAANHDTLSRRIHLDLIGLPASRIATEKESIAELTDRLLANPRYGERWGRHWLDVARYGDTRGYVDGGQVQFAFAYTYRDYVIQAFNDDLPFRDFILDQLAADQQTYADTDRWRLAAMGFLTVGRRFNHNYHDTLDDQIDVISRGLQGVTVSCARCHDHKYDPIPTADYYSLYGILASSYEPQHPDLPTLTADGKSQESAEHLTELRKRATAYDTKYRDLHREIQHEMRGFATDYLVYLVQESPRHRMGDQNPLKTARTVLRGPTAYGFGSIQRWRRYLDKTDTADSIFGIWHAMDVIDQDNFSTELSRQLHRKDINQIIAKQLIEDHPGSMVELAKSYGSALEAFYQRNRQAAEANSAPPTNSEQAEMWAAIFGGDRPITITRLESIDCYHLDEHTAMRNLAGKVEELSINNSQAQPRAMLLRQRAQPHQPTVFLRGQANRIGPEVPRQIPAIFWGSDGNQLDRRTLGDDRLALADRIADRLNPLTARVFVNRVWHWHFGQPLVRTMSDFGVRSVPPTHPKLLDYLAAWFMENGGSLKKLHRLILSSRTYQQASLLRRKPNEIDPENRYLWRYNARRLEWEAIRDSLLFVSGQLDDRTGGRGIIADPDDPTTTCRTIYLQVDRQHIPSFARNFDFPSPDFTSPQRPETTVPQQQLFFLNSPFVTQQAEQLGQQITGLPPNETARFRELYRRVFAMSPPEDDQQIKRWLQQANRANQGTSIQDKWTWIAQAMLQSNLFVFVE; translated from the coding sequence ATGGGGCCCCCTTCCAACAAGAAACATTTAACGGACACTACAATGCGAGTCGCTTGGTGTTTCTTTTCACTGACATTGGCAATCTGGTTTTGCGATGGCAATCTTTGTCACGGCAAAGATTTCACGACGGATCAAATTGATTTCTTTGAGCGTCGCGTAAGACCCTTGCTGGCGAAACAGTGTTATGAATGCCATGGCCCATCGCTGCAAGAAAGTGGCCTGCGAATCGATTCACGAACATCCTTACTGACCGGAGGCGATCGAGGTCCGGCCCTCATCCCAGGCCACGCCGATAAGAGTTTGCTAATTCAAGCCATTTCCTTCGGTGCAAATGATTTGGCAATGCCACCGGACGGTAAACTCTCCGCAAAAGAAATTGAAGATCTTCGCCATTGGATCGAAGCAGGCGCGGCATGGCCCTCCGAAGAGGTCCAAACCGATGGAGTTCCTCGACCCAATCGCGAAACGCGACACTGGGCTTTTCAACCAATCGAAAAACCAAAACTTCCACGAGTAAAAGATCTGCAGTGGGTCCAAAATGAAATCGATTTGTTCGTGCTGTCTCGATTGGAAGAGCAAGGGATAACACCTTCACCTGCTGCCAACCACGACACACTATCGCGTCGGATTCATCTCGACTTGATTGGTTTACCAGCGAGCCGAATCGCCACAGAGAAAGAATCGATTGCAGAGCTGACAGATCGCTTACTCGCTAACCCTCGCTATGGTGAACGCTGGGGACGCCATTGGCTCGACGTGGCCAGATACGGTGACACACGAGGCTATGTTGACGGAGGCCAAGTCCAATTCGCGTTTGCCTACACCTATCGCGATTATGTGATTCAAGCCTTCAATGACGACTTACCTTTTCGCGATTTCATCTTGGATCAACTTGCCGCCGATCAGCAAACCTATGCGGACACGGATCGCTGGCGGCTTGCGGCAATGGGTTTTCTGACCGTAGGCCGTCGCTTTAATCACAACTACCATGACACCTTGGACGATCAGATTGACGTGATTTCTCGCGGCCTTCAAGGGGTAACGGTCTCATGCGCGCGCTGCCACGACCATAAATATGACCCCATCCCTACGGCAGACTACTATTCACTCTACGGTATTTTAGCCAGTTCCTACGAACCTCAGCATCCGGACTTACCGACGCTTACAGCAGATGGCAAAAGTCAAGAATCCGCGGAACACCTCACCGAGTTGCGTAAGCGAGCGACTGCATACGACACAAAATACCGCGACCTTCACCGTGAAATCCAACATGAAATGCGCGGCTTCGCAACGGATTACTTGGTTTATCTTGTTCAAGAGTCACCCCGACATCGAATGGGAGATCAAAACCCACTGAAAACCGCAAGAACGGTTTTACGTGGGCCAACGGCCTACGGGTTCGGCTCGATTCAAAGGTGGAGACGCTACCTCGACAAGACAGACACCGCAGATTCGATTTTCGGTATCTGGCATGCCATGGATGTCATCGATCAAGATAACTTTTCCACCGAATTAAGTCGCCAACTTCACCGAAAAGATATCAATCAAATCATCGCAAAACAACTGATTGAAGATCACCCAGGTTCGATGGTGGAGCTTGCCAAATCGTACGGCAGTGCGCTGGAAGCCTTCTACCAACGAAACCGACAAGCGGCAGAAGCGAACTCTGCTCCTCCCACCAATTCAGAACAAGCTGAAATGTGGGCAGCGATTTTTGGAGGCGACAGGCCGATTACCATCACGCGTCTCGAGTCAATCGATTGTTATCATCTCGACGAACACACGGCCATGCGGAATCTGGCTGGTAAGGTTGAGGAACTCTCAATCAATAACTCACAGGCCCAACCACGCGCTATGTTGCTTCGCCAACGCGCCCAACCGCATCAGCCAACTGTATTCCTGCGAGGACAAGCCAACCGAATTGGGCCAGAGGTACCTCGACAAATCCCAGCGATTTTCTGGGGTAGCGACGGTAATCAACTCGATCGTCGCACACTTGGAGATGATCGACTGGCACTTGCCGACAGGATTGCTGACCGTCTCAACCCTTTGACAGCTCGCGTTTTCGTCAACCGAGTCTGGCATTGGCATTTTGGACAACCGCTTGTGCGTACCATGAGCGATTTTGGTGTTCGCAGTGTCCCCCCCACCCATCCGAAACTGCTCGATTACCTCGCAGCCTGGTTCATGGAAAATGGGGGATCCTTAAAAAAACTGCATCGACTCATTCTGAGTTCTCGTACTTATCAGCAGGCGAGCCTTCTCCGCCGCAAGCCAAATGAAATTGACCCAGAGAATCGGTATTTGTGGCGGTATAACGCACGGCGATTGGAATGGGAAGCCATCCGAGATTCTTTGCTTTTCGTTTCAGGTCAACTCGATGATCGCACAGGCGGACGCGGCATCATCGCAGATCCCGATGATCCGACGACCACCTGTCGAACGATTTATTTACAAGTCGATCGGCAGCACATTCCTTCATTTGCCAGGAACTTTGATTTTCCTTCACCTGACTTCACCAGCCCACAACGTCCCGAAACAACCGTCCCCCAACAACAACTTTTTTTTCTGAACAGTCCATTTGTGACCCAACAGGCTGAACAGCTCGGTCAGCAAATCACTGGGCTACCGCCTAATGAGACAGCGCGATTTCGCGAACTCTACCGACGTGTATTTGCGATGTCCCCACCTGAGGATGATCAACAAATCAAACGATGGTTGCAGCAGGCCAACCGGGCCAACCAAGGAACTTCCATACAAGACAAATGGACCTGGATCGCTCAGGCAATGTTACAATCCAATCTTTTCGTGTTCGTGGAATAG
- a CDS encoding DUF1501 domain-containing protein has translation MNQNSHQNYAGLTRREFLNRSGMGLGAISLGTLGGLPTTAKTSAATNPLATKSAHFPAPAKRVIHIFFNGGASHVDTFDPKPELTKRDGQPLPAPNLITERLTGVGMASPFRFQPYGESGIEVSELFSHLGQQIDDVCVIRSMYADLPNHEPSLMLMNTGVANVVRPSFGSWLTYGLGSENENLPGFVAMSPGGHPVKGPQNWQSAFLPSVYQGTYIDTQETDQVDKLIENIRNSTLDKSSQRQQLDFVQQLNEHHLDQRGNDTQLEARIHSYEQAFRMQAAATEAFDLTKEPTYIHQMYGNTPQARQILIARRLAERGVRFVQLWHGAWQPWDNHNNIEKEHRKLAGECSQAIGALIADLRQRGMLDSTLVIIGGEFGRTPTVELERGGKSSAQGRDHNHHGFSLCLAGGGIKGGHVHGATDEFGFRAVEDRVHVHDLHATLLHQLGFDHERLTYRYAGRDFRLTDVKGRVIQSIIA, from the coding sequence ATGAACCAGAATTCCCATCAAAATTACGCCGGCCTTACACGTCGTGAATTCTTGAACCGATCGGGCATGGGACTTGGCGCGATCAGCTTAGGCACACTGGGTGGACTGCCGACGACTGCCAAGACAAGTGCAGCCACGAATCCGCTCGCGACAAAAAGCGCTCATTTCCCAGCTCCAGCAAAACGTGTAATCCATATTTTCTTCAACGGTGGCGCTTCTCATGTTGATACCTTCGACCCCAAACCGGAGCTCACCAAACGCGATGGCCAGCCACTCCCTGCGCCTAACCTCATCACGGAACGACTGACGGGCGTTGGTATGGCATCGCCCTTTCGTTTTCAGCCATATGGTGAAAGTGGGATCGAAGTCAGCGAATTATTTTCCCATTTGGGACAGCAAATCGACGACGTTTGTGTCATTCGATCAATGTACGCCGATCTGCCGAATCATGAGCCCTCTTTGATGCTAATGAATACCGGCGTGGCGAACGTAGTTCGCCCCAGCTTCGGATCGTGGCTCACCTACGGCCTGGGATCGGAAAACGAAAACCTGCCGGGCTTTGTTGCCATGTCCCCCGGCGGTCACCCGGTGAAAGGGCCACAAAACTGGCAGTCGGCATTTTTACCGAGCGTTTATCAGGGCACCTACATCGACACACAAGAGACGGATCAAGTCGACAAACTGATCGAGAATATTCGAAATTCAACACTCGACAAATCAAGCCAACGACAACAGCTTGATTTCGTACAACAGCTAAATGAACACCACCTGGATCAACGTGGTAACGACACACAGTTAGAAGCACGAATCCATTCCTACGAACAAGCATTCCGCATGCAAGCGGCGGCAACAGAAGCATTCGATTTAACGAAAGAACCGACCTACATCCACCAGATGTACGGCAACACACCTCAGGCTCGACAAATTCTTATCGCCCGTCGCCTAGCAGAACGAGGCGTCCGATTTGTCCAATTGTGGCACGGCGCCTGGCAACCCTGGGACAACCACAACAATATTGAAAAAGAGCACCGCAAGTTAGCAGGAGAGTGCTCGCAAGCGATTGGAGCACTGATCGCCGATCTGCGCCAACGAGGCATGCTTGATTCGACGCTGGTGATCATCGGAGGTGAATTCGGACGCACGCCGACAGTGGAATTAGAGCGAGGCGGCAAGTCATCGGCCCAAGGCCGTGATCATAATCATCACGGTTTCTCGCTCTGCCTTGCCGGCGGTGGAATCAAAGGCGGACATGTACACGGAGCTACTGACGAATTCGGATTTCGAGCAGTGGAAGATCGCGTGCATGTCCACGATTTACATGCAACATTGCTGCACCAACTTGGCTTCGACCATGAACGGCTCACTTACCGTTACGCCGGCCGAGACTTTCGTCTCACCGATGTCAAAGGCCGTGTGATCCAGTCCATCATCGCTTAA
- the cls gene encoding cardiolipin synthase, producing MSWITQFIGCLLLSWLVSEPLPFHNDGEYALRQPVNDSSTLGKQADKVSAPVLDGSQAAIDAAEMVEPWHIHYKNQIICSFVILMHLLGAASSVKAIMQTRTSQGSIAWFICLNTFPYLAVPAYWVLGQSKFDGYHSLRSKANGTESIQQKIRGVMADQHLLFKPSTAREHAQATLLRKLSRLPITTGNDAKLLINGNNTFDAILSRISQAQDYVLVQFYILRDDALGQKLKATLLERAQAGVRVSVLFDELGSKELPDSYLQELRAAGAEIFPFNTRKGRGHRFRVNFRNHRKIVVVDGHDGYVGGHNVGVEYLGQDPVLTPWRDTHIEVSGPVVLCLQVPFVEDWLWATGQHLDLNWQPRKTAQADKVAMCIPTGPADQLETGTLMFLDMINSARERIWIVSPYFVPDDEMISALQLAALREVDVRILVPEKPDHKLVYLSSFSYLQEAENANVKIFRYQPGFLHQKVMLIDDDMATVGTANFDNRSMRLNFEVTMAIHDVDFASQVEQMLIDDFAQSRLVSASEYTNRSFCFRLAVRGARLLAPIQ from the coding sequence ATGTCTTGGATTACTCAATTTATAGGGTGCCTGCTGCTAAGCTGGCTTGTGAGCGAACCCCTCCCCTTCCACAACGATGGTGAGTACGCCTTAAGGCAACCCGTCAATGACTCATCCACCCTCGGCAAGCAAGCCGACAAGGTATCTGCCCCTGTGTTGGATGGATCGCAGGCAGCGATTGACGCGGCAGAGATGGTTGAACCCTGGCACATCCACTACAAGAATCAAATCATCTGCAGCTTTGTAATCCTGATGCACCTTCTGGGGGCGGCATCATCCGTCAAAGCAATTATGCAAACCAGAACGTCACAGGGGTCGATTGCCTGGTTTATTTGCTTGAATACTTTCCCTTATCTTGCCGTTCCTGCCTACTGGGTCCTTGGACAGTCGAAATTCGACGGCTATCACTCACTGCGATCAAAGGCAAATGGTACCGAGTCGATTCAGCAAAAAATCCGCGGAGTAATGGCCGACCAGCACTTGTTATTCAAACCATCAACAGCGCGAGAACACGCCCAAGCAACGCTATTGCGAAAACTGAGCAGACTCCCGATTACAACAGGCAATGACGCCAAACTACTAATCAATGGCAACAACACGTTTGATGCCATCTTGAGTCGAATCTCGCAAGCTCAGGACTATGTGTTGGTTCAGTTCTACATTTTGCGAGATGACGCCCTGGGCCAAAAGCTCAAAGCGACTCTCTTGGAACGGGCTCAAGCAGGAGTTCGTGTAAGCGTGCTCTTCGATGAGCTAGGAAGTAAAGAGCTCCCAGACAGCTACCTCCAAGAATTACGAGCTGCTGGTGCTGAGATTTTCCCTTTCAATACACGCAAGGGACGTGGCCACCGCTTTCGCGTCAACTTCCGAAATCACCGAAAAATCGTCGTTGTAGATGGACACGATGGGTACGTTGGCGGCCACAACGTGGGCGTTGAATACCTGGGGCAAGATCCCGTGTTAACCCCTTGGCGCGATACTCATATCGAGGTCTCAGGTCCTGTCGTTCTTTGCCTACAGGTTCCATTCGTCGAAGATTGGCTCTGGGCCACAGGACAGCATCTCGATCTGAATTGGCAACCGCGGAAGACGGCGCAGGCAGACAAAGTTGCAATGTGCATTCCCACGGGGCCCGCCGATCAATTGGAAACCGGAACGCTGATGTTCCTGGACATGATCAATTCAGCACGTGAGCGAATCTGGATCGTGAGTCCTTACTTTGTCCCCGATGACGAAATGATTTCAGCCTTGCAACTGGCAGCTCTTCGCGAAGTGGACGTTCGGATTCTCGTGCCTGAAAAACCTGATCATAAACTCGTCTACTTGTCTTCTTTTTCCTATCTCCAAGAAGCTGAAAACGCAAATGTGAAAATCTTTCGCTACCAACCTGGATTCTTACACCAAAAAGTAATGCTGATCGACGACGACATGGCAACCGTTGGAACCGCTAACTTTGACAATCGATCTATGCGACTCAATTTCGAGGTTACCATGGCGATTCACGATGTCGATTTCGCTTCACAAGTCGAACAAATGTTGATTGACGACTTCGCTCAAAGCCGATTGGTTTCCGCCAGTGAGTACACAAATCGGTCGTTTTGTTTCCGACTCGCGGTACGCGGAGCGCGTTTATTAGCCCCCATTCAATAA
- a CDS encoding HEAT repeat domain-containing protein, whose translation MADSQQIETLVDQLNGEAEQRAAAAEALAQLGAGCHAACVPLVRACGTDEMTREWATAALEEIGAPLVDTIPDLIRLVDNDSPNVAYWAITLLGRSEESAEQACDSLAKLICSDRDLSLRERAVWAVAKIGHQSPTLLDALKTASQSNHERLARLASGAFA comes from the coding sequence ATGGCAGATTCACAACAGATTGAAACGCTCGTAGACCAGTTGAATGGCGAAGCAGAACAGCGGGCAGCAGCCGCTGAAGCCTTAGCTCAGCTCGGCGCCGGTTGTCACGCAGCTTGCGTTCCCTTAGTACGAGCCTGCGGCACCGACGAAATGACTCGCGAATGGGCGACGGCCGCTCTAGAAGAAATTGGAGCTCCACTCGTCGATACAATCCCTGATCTGATCAGACTCGTTGACAACGACTCGCCGAACGTCGCTTACTGGGCAATCACTTTACTCGGACGGTCCGAAGAATCAGCGGAGCAAGCCTGCGACAGCTTAGCAAAATTGATCTGTTCTGATCGGGATCTAAGCTTGCGAGAACGAGCCGTCTGGGCTGTCGCGAAAATTGGTCATCAATCGCCCACCCTGCTCGACGCATTGAAAACAGCGAGCCAAAGCAATCACGAACGGCTCGCACGACTTGCCAGCGGAGCTTTCGCGTAA
- a CDS encoding endonuclease/exonuclease/phosphatase family protein — MARSKKKRSISQNIVYYATPGMPRSVKNLLSSRLGAPMVLISLITLASSGVISVQWVNHRPRVSLDKDRIAYISQTLQGLGERFLETGNVSSTLPVATRQSAADAKQIQVAAQQGDTIRIASFNIQVFGTSKSAKPDVMNILAKIVRRFDIVAIQELRTTDPSVMANFIRLINSEGGAYQFVIGPRQGRTDSKEQYVIVYDTQRIEVDPSSVKTVDDPKDLLHREPMIARFRTRASPTIDAFTFILANIHTDPDETKQELNALGDVFLTVQQNPWGEDDVILLGDLNVSYKKLGKLGEIPGIAYTVHGEPTNTRGNKSYDNIVFSSVNTTEYVGRSGIINLQTEFGLTREQALKVSDHYPIWAEFSAYESGTKTLLAKQRAAGQAAASGAATGSSGPTGNVVTNKGPAANPAGSPNRTNATQPAPAKVYNPLARQVPSSPQQSQSAYGTSPQYAQPQYAQPQYAQPQYAQPQHAQPQHAQPQHAQPQHAQPQYGATGAAIPSTAQQPHYAAQGQASSTPGQPQAGYSQGSTGAPQSSGAPSTQQKTRPFDRRRIRFLSR, encoded by the coding sequence ATGGCAAGGTCGAAAAAGAAAAGGTCGATATCGCAAAACATCGTCTACTACGCGACACCTGGGATGCCCAGAAGCGTTAAGAATCTGCTCTCCAGTCGATTGGGTGCGCCCATGGTATTGATCTCGCTGATCACGCTGGCCAGTTCTGGGGTTATTTCGGTGCAGTGGGTAAATCATCGCCCGCGAGTCTCGCTCGACAAAGATCGTATTGCCTACATTAGCCAGACTCTTCAGGGATTGGGGGAACGCTTTTTAGAAACCGGCAACGTTTCTTCAACGCTGCCTGTTGCGACCCGTCAATCAGCTGCAGACGCCAAGCAGATTCAAGTCGCCGCGCAGCAAGGTGACACCATCCGCATTGCTAGTTTCAACATTCAAGTTTTTGGTACCTCTAAGTCTGCCAAGCCAGATGTTATGAATATCTTGGCCAAAATTGTGCGACGATTTGACATCGTGGCAATTCAGGAATTAAGGACAACCGACCCTTCGGTGATGGCAAACTTCATTCGCCTGATTAATTCTGAAGGCGGAGCCTACCAGTTTGTGATCGGACCACGACAAGGACGTACTGACAGTAAAGAACAGTATGTGATTGTCTATGATACGCAACGAATCGAGGTCGACCCTAGCTCAGTCAAAACGGTAGATGATCCCAAAGATTTACTCCATCGAGAGCCCATGATTGCGCGTTTTCGGACGCGCGCTTCCCCGACGATTGATGCGTTCACCTTTATTTTGGCGAATATTCATACGGACCCTGATGAGACCAAACAAGAATTGAATGCGTTGGGTGATGTCTTTTTAACGGTGCAACAGAATCCTTGGGGGGAAGATGATGTAATTCTGTTGGGGGATCTCAACGTTAGCTACAAGAAACTCGGCAAACTCGGTGAGATTCCAGGGATTGCTTACACGGTTCACGGTGAGCCAACGAACACACGCGGTAATAAATCATACGACAACATTGTTTTCAGTAGTGTCAATACGACCGAATACGTTGGGCGTTCCGGCATCATCAATTTGCAAACAGAGTTTGGGCTGACCAGGGAACAAGCGTTGAAAGTCTCGGATCACTATCCCATTTGGGCGGAGTTTTCTGCGTATGAGAGTGGGACGAAAACTTTGTTAGCAAAACAACGCGCTGCTGGACAGGCTGCTGCGAGTGGTGCTGCGACAGGCTCGTCGGGACCAACCGGAAACGTGGTTACCAATAAAGGCCCGGCCGCGAATCCAGCGGGTAGCCCGAACCGAACTAACGCGACTCAGCCAGCTCCCGCAAAGGTCTACAACCCATTGGCACGACAGGTTCCATCGAGTCCTCAGCAATCGCAATCGGCATACGGGACATCGCCCCAGTACGCTCAGCCCCAGTACGCTCAGCCCCAGTACGCTCAGCCCCAGTACGCTCAGCCCCAGCACGCTCAGCCCCAGCACGCTCAGCCCCAGCACGCTCAGCCCCAGCACGCTCAGCCCCAGTACGGAGCCACCGGTGCAGCGATTCCATCGACTGCACAGCAACCTCACTATGCGGCTCAGGGGCAGGCGAGTTCGACGCCTGGGCAGCCGCAGGCAGGATATAGCCAGGGTTCGACCGGCGCCCCGCAATCCTCTGGTGCCCCTTCGACTCAACAGAAAACACGTCCCTTTGATCGGCGTCGGATACGATTCTTGAGTCGCTAA
- a CDS encoding arylsulfatase: MNNRVRAGMIRSFRFGWVRLLLWSWILFSVSLSAQWLRADAKQANHPNIVVIMVDDMGYGDAACYNSESKIATPNIDQLADDGMRFTDAHAPGPLCHLSRYGLLTGRYPFRTNVARWRRQPSIDEGRLTIASLLKSQGYRTAMVGKWHLGFLEQGYDQPLPGGPVDRGFDSFFGIRASTDIPPYFYIRDRQAVAAPTKHIEARNTKGWSPIQGEFWRAGGIAPDLALKDVLPKFTDEAIRVIEEHSKQPSDSPLFLYLAYPAPHTPWLPSPEFQGTSQAGMYGDFVTMTDAMIGRVLKALEDAKMTDDTLLIFTSDNGPVWFEKDVERFGHDSSGGLRGMKADAWENGHRMPFVVRWPGKVDPQTVTDQLVCFTDLLATFAAIVGAELPDEVQHDSVNFLPVLTDRQAESNPVRENLVVASGNGTMTIRDGAWKLITGLGSGGFSKPSRIQPDKDGPTGQLYNLDDDRAEKHNLFLQHPDIVRRLESQLEAIRQKERTP; encoded by the coding sequence ATGAACAATCGAGTGCGAGCTGGCATGATTCGTTCCTTTCGTTTTGGATGGGTGAGGCTTCTGCTGTGGAGCTGGATTTTGTTTTCCGTTTCATTGTCAGCGCAGTGGTTGAGGGCTGATGCAAAGCAGGCAAATCATCCAAATATTGTTGTCATCATGGTTGATGATATGGGCTATGGGGATGCAGCTTGTTACAACTCGGAATCTAAGATTGCGACTCCCAATATTGATCAATTGGCTGATGACGGAATGCGATTCACCGACGCGCATGCCCCGGGGCCCCTCTGTCACTTGTCGCGATACGGCTTGCTGACAGGACGTTATCCCTTTCGTACTAACGTTGCTCGTTGGCGACGACAGCCTTCCATTGACGAGGGGCGATTGACGATTGCCTCGCTCCTGAAATCACAAGGTTATCGAACTGCGATGGTGGGGAAGTGGCATCTGGGATTTCTTGAACAAGGCTATGATCAGCCCTTGCCGGGAGGACCGGTCGATCGTGGCTTTGACAGCTTTTTCGGCATTCGAGCCTCGACGGATATACCACCCTATTTCTATATTCGTGATCGGCAGGCGGTGGCCGCACCCACCAAGCACATTGAGGCAAGAAACACCAAGGGATGGTCGCCAATTCAGGGTGAGTTTTGGCGAGCGGGGGGCATCGCACCTGATTTGGCATTGAAAGATGTTTTGCCAAAGTTTACCGATGAAGCGATTCGTGTGATTGAAGAACACTCGAAACAGCCATCCGATTCACCCCTGTTTTTGTACTTGGCTTATCCGGCGCCCCACACGCCGTGGCTTCCCTCTCCAGAGTTTCAAGGAACAAGTCAGGCCGGTATGTACGGCGATTTTGTCACCATGACGGATGCCATGATTGGTCGAGTGTTGAAGGCACTTGAGGATGCAAAGATGACCGACGATACATTGTTGATTTTTACGTCAGACAATGGGCCGGTCTGGTTTGAAAAAGACGTGGAACGGTTCGGTCATGATTCTTCGGGAGGTTTACGCGGTATGAAGGCCGACGCCTGGGAAAATGGTCATCGCATGCCATTTGTCGTTCGTTGGCCAGGCAAGGTTGATCCTCAAACGGTAACCGATCAGCTGGTTTGTTTTACTGACTTACTGGCAACCTTTGCTGCGATTGTCGGTGCCGAGTTGCCGGATGAAGTCCAACACGATAGTGTCAACTTTTTGCCGGTGCTTACCGATCGCCAGGCAGAAAGTAATCCCGTTCGCGAAAACCTCGTCGTGGCGTCGGGCAATGGCACAATGACAATCCGAGATGGCGCCTGGAAACTGATTACCGGTTTGGGGTCCGGTGGATTCTCAAAGCCAAGTCGAATTCAGCCGGATAAAGATGGACCAACTGGCCAGCTTTATAACCTGGACGATGATCGTGCCGAGAAACACAATCTTTTTCTACAACATCCGGACATCGTTCGGCGTCTCGAATCACAGCTCGAAGCGATTCGGCAAAAAGAACGGACTCCCTGA
- a CDS encoding DUF1552 domain-containing protein produces MMSKCRVEITRRTLLRGAGVTLALPWLEAMVPSVVRGAAAQASPIRMAALFMPNGVRADQWTPEGQGTEFQLSPTLEPLADLKKELLVLTNLWNQASDFGDGHYVKTSGFLTCTTINKSLGIDLNCNGVSMDQLAARTVADATPLPSLELATEPISIGVDRNVGYTRVYGSHVAWKGPTNPLAREINPQLVYERLFRAGLPQTVNAQRDRQLLDLVLGDASDLRQRLGVADRQRIDEYLQSVRSLEQRLERASGDSASEWSPLVPFAKTPQPTTGIPSQYQEHVRLMLDMIALAFQTDTTRVCTFMFGNAVSGRNFSFLEGVQGGHHQLSHHQNKEEMLRQYQVISRWHVQQYAYLLNKLRQMPEHDGSVLDNSMILFGSGLRDGNGHNPHNLPILLAGRAQGRLAVGKHLVFGNDTPLANLYVSMLNAFGAEVERFADSTGPLAGVWNSSA; encoded by the coding sequence ATGATGTCGAAATGCAGAGTCGAGATTACGCGACGTACTTTGTTGCGCGGTGCAGGTGTCACGCTTGCTTTGCCTTGGTTGGAGGCCATGGTGCCTTCTGTGGTGCGAGGTGCGGCCGCACAAGCAAGTCCAATCAGAATGGCAGCGTTGTTTATGCCCAACGGTGTGCGCGCGGATCAGTGGACTCCTGAAGGGCAGGGGACTGAATTTCAGCTCTCGCCAACCTTGGAGCCTTTGGCCGATTTGAAAAAAGAATTACTCGTGTTGACCAACTTGTGGAATCAAGCGAGTGACTTCGGCGATGGGCATTATGTGAAGACATCGGGGTTTTTAACCTGTACGACGATTAATAAATCCTTAGGAATCGATCTGAATTGCAATGGCGTTTCTATGGATCAACTTGCCGCCCGAACGGTGGCTGATGCGACTCCGTTGCCCTCCTTAGAGTTAGCGACCGAACCGATCAGTATTGGAGTTGATCGGAATGTGGGTTACACGCGCGTTTATGGTTCTCATGTTGCATGGAAGGGACCGACGAACCCACTGGCCAGAGAAATCAATCCGCAGCTCGTGTATGAACGCTTGTTTCGAGCCGGTTTGCCACAAACGGTCAATGCACAACGCGATCGCCAGCTATTGGATCTGGTGTTAGGGGATGCAAGCGATTTGCGGCAACGGCTGGGCGTCGCTGATCGCCAGCGAATCGACGAATATCTGCAGTCCGTCCGTTCACTCGAACAACGACTGGAAAGGGCCTCAGGAGATTCAGCCAGCGAGTGGAGTCCATTAGTTCCTTTTGCGAAGACACCACAACCGACAACGGGGATACCGAGTCAGTATCAGGAGCACGTGCGATTGATGCTGGACATGATCGCTTTGGCATTTCAAACTGATACGACGCGCGTTTGTACTTTCATGTTCGGCAATGCAGTGAGCGGACGCAACTTTTCATTCTTGGAAGGAGTGCAAGGTGGCCATCATCAACTGTCGCATCACCAAAACAAAGAAGAAATGCTCCGTCAGTATCAGGTGATCAGTCGTTGGCATGTCCAGCAATATGCCTACCTTCTGAACAAGCTTCGCCAGATGCCGGAACACGATGGAAGTGTGTTGGATAATTCGATGATCTTGTTCGGCTCCGGATTGCGGGATGGAAACGGCCACAATCCGCACAATCTTCCCATTTTGTTAGCGGGTCGTGCTCAAGGGCGTTTGGCAGTCGGTAAACACTTGGTCTTCGGGAACGATACTCCTTTGGCGAATCTGTACGTCTCGATGTTGAACGCCTTCGGTGCCGAAGTGGAACGCTTTGCCGACAGTACGGGACCGTTGGCAGGCGTCTGGAATTCGTCGGCTTAG